In Excalfactoria chinensis isolate bCotChi1 chromosome 5, bCotChi1.hap2, whole genome shotgun sequence, a single genomic region encodes these proteins:
- the EAPP gene encoding E2F-associated phosphoprotein, producing MSRLQEEDDPYVVEEPSDEERALSSSEDEVDVLLHGTPDQKRKLLRECLTGESESSSDDEFQKEMEAELNTTVRNIEGKWKSPEMGTSSSTGEAGSATTSKYYDDIYFDSDSEDEDKTVMQDVLKKRKHQQRRILTNDELLYDPEEDRRDQEWVDSQRRRYRNQRRLLQPQQTKPSSVPNSDAVLNCPACMTTLCLDCQRHESYKTQYRAMFVMNCFVNKEEILKYRKKVKKRNKKRKHSEETTTPLQSNQEEEEVYHPVLCTECSTEVAVMDKDEVFHFFNVLASHS from the exons ATGAGCCGCCTGCAGGAGGAGGATGATCCGTACGTGGTGGAGGAGCCCAGCGACGAGGAACGAGCGCTCAGCAG CTCTGAAGATGAGGTGGATGTGCTCTTACATGGCACTCCTGACCAGAAGCGGAAGCTGTTACGGGAGTGCCTGACTGGGGAGAGTGAATCTTCCAGCGATGATGAGTTCCAGAAGGAGATGGAGGCAGAGCTCAACACCACCGTGAGGAACATAGAAGGCAAATGGAAATCGCCAGAAATGG GTACTTCTTCAAGCACCGGGGAGGCTGGATCTGCCACCACTTCAAAATACTATGATGACATTTACTTTGATTCTGATTCAGAAGATGAAGACAAAACAG TTATGCAAGATgtcctgaaaaaaagaaaacatcagcaacGTCGGATTCTTACCAATGATGAGCTGCTGTATGACCCGGAAGAAGACAGACGAGACCAAGAGTGGGTAGACTCACAGAGGAGGAG GTACCGTAATCAAAGAAGACTGCTGCAGCCGCAACAGACAAAGCCTTCATCAGTTCCAAACAGTGATGCTGTTTTGAATTGTCCTGCTTGCATGACGACTTTATGCCTGGACTGTCAGAG ACACGAATCTTACAAAACACAATACAGGGCAATGTTTGTGATGAACTGCTTTGTTAACAAAGAGGAAAtcctgaaatacagaaagaaggtaaagaaaagaaacaagaagaggaagcacAGTGAAGAAACTACTACTCCTTTACAGTCAAAtcaagaggaggaggaagtgtATCATCCAGTATTATGTACAGAATGTTCAACTGAAGTGGCAGTGATGGATAAAGATGAAGTTTTTCACTTCTTCAATGTTCTAGCCAGTCACAGCTAA
- the SPTSSA gene encoding serine palmitoyltransferase small subunit A has protein sequence MALGSAWKQMSWLYYQYLLVTALYMLEPWERTVFNSMLVSIVGMALYTGYVFMPQHIMAILHYFEIVQ, from the exons ATGGCGCTGGGTTCGGCCTGGAAGCAGATGTCGTGGCTGTACTACCAGTACCTGCTGGTCACCGCACTCTACATGCTGGAGCCCTGGGAGCGCACCGTCTTCA ATTCAATGCTAGTTTCCATTGTTGGAATGGCACTGTACACGGGCTATGTGTTCATGCCTCAGCACATCATGGCGATATTGCACTACTTTGAAATTGTGCAGTGA